AGCAAGAAAAGGTTGGTTGTTGTATTTGATCTGATAAATGAGGCGCTCTACGCGACTATCCTTTTGCAATAATAAGAAAGAACATGCCTCTTCCACCGGAGCCTTCCCCCAGAGCTGTCTTGCGGTATCATTATCCGAATATTCGTGAAAGTTAGTATAGGGCAAATGGAAATCGCATTCTGTACAGACAAACTTTTCCTGATATTTTAGCACACAGCCGCAACAGCCACATTCCCTTGGAAAAAATATGGCTATAAAATCGCTAAAAACCTTATTTAATTCGGATTTCATCTGGTTAATTCCCTATTAAAGATAGGAACTATCCTTCAGATTATGCTTCGGATTCCTCTTTTTCCTTATCCTTGATAGCTAATTGTCCGCAGGCTGCATCAATATCTTTGCCACGGCTCCGTCTGACATTCGTGATGATACCTTGGCTTTTTAAATAATTTGCAAACACCTCGATTTTATCTGCTTCAGCATTCAGGAAATCGGCCAGTGCGATAGGGTTGTATTCAATCAGGTTGACCTTACAAGGAACGTGTTTACAGAACTTGGCCAGTTCTTTTGCATCCTCCAACTCATCATTGAAATTGTTAAAGACAATATATTCAAATGTAATGGGGTTCTTTGTTTTCGCATAAAAATATTTGAGGGCTTCGGCCAGTGCCTTTAGTGAGTTCTGCTCATTGATCGGCATAATTTCATTCCGCTTTTTATCATTTGCAGCATGTAAAGAAAGCGCTAAATTGAAACGTACCTGATCATCACCGAGTTTCTTAATCATTTTTGCAATACCGGCAGTAGAAACGGTAATCCGCTTGGCAGCCATGTTCAATCCATCTGGGGCAGTAATGCGCTCAACCGATTTCATCATATTGGCATAATTCAACAAGGGCTCGCCCATTCCCATATAAACAATATTTGTCAGTGGCTGTCCATAATTTTCTTCGGCCTGCTTGCTGATAAGAACGACTTGATCGTAGATCTCATCGGCATTGAGGTTACGTTTACGATCCATATAACCCGTTGCACAGAATTTACAGGTCAAGCTACAACCAACTTGTGAACTAACACAGGCTGTCATACGCTCCGGAGCTGGTATTAATACCCCTTCAATGATGTTGTTGTCATACAGCCAAAAACTACTTTTAATTGTTTTATCGGAGCTGATCTGAGATTCTTTGACTGTAACTGCATTGATCGTAAAATTCGCTTTCAGCTTCTCACGAAGGGGCTTACTCAAATTACTCATCTGATCAAAATCTACGCAAGATTTCGCCCAAATCCATTCATAAATCTGCTTCGCACGAAAGCCCTGCTCCCCCAACGCGGTAAGTTGATCTTTGATCTGATCCAAAGACAAACTCCTGATATCTATTATTTTACTTTTTTCAATCACGGTACAAAGATAAGAATAAATAAGTGACAAAAAATCCCGTTCTAAGAAATAGAACGGGACAACTGTTATGTATGTGTTTTAAAATAGGTAGGAGCGAGGTTCAATTAGCCATGAATGGCTTCTTTACTTCCGTACGACTGAATTAGCTTCCCTTCAAATTCCAACCACTCCTTCCAACGCTTTTCTACGTCGACGTCTACGGAATATTTGCGTGCAAAATTTAAAAATGTGGTATAATGATTTGCCTCAGATACCATTAAATCATAGTAAAACTTCGCAAGATCTTTATCTTGAATATTTTGTGAAAGCACTCTAAAACGTTCGCAGCTTCGGGCTTCGATCATCGCCGCAAACAATAAACGGTCAATAAAAGCCATATTTCTACTGCCGTCTTTTTTAGAGAATTTCATCAATTGACCGACATAATCATCTTTTCGTTCACGCCCCAAGGTATAGCCACGTTCTTTGATGATATCAATAACCATCTTAAAATGTTCCATTTCTTCGATAGCAATTGCTGTCAGCTCATGCACTAAATCTTCGTGTTCTGAGTTGTTGGTAATTAAGGATATGGCATTCGAAGCAGCCTTTTGTTCACACCAGGCATGATCTGTCAAAATTTCCTCCAAATTTCCTTCTGCGATGTTTGCCCATCGCGGATCGGTCAACAACTTTAATCCAAGCATCTTACTCTCTAAAATGATTTACGTCACAAAGGTAACGAATATCTCAGCGTTAAAAAAATGATAATCGCTCTTTAGGCATCTTTATGAAGAGCCTTTCGAATTTCAGGTGCTATTTTCTCACCAAAAATCTCTATAGAACGCAGCATTTCTTTATGCCCAGGTGCCCCCACATCCATATGTGCAGAGAAACGTGTCAATCCAAATTTTTCCTGTATTTGCAATATTTTATCCACGGCATAAGCAGCATCCCCAACAATGAGGTGCCCTCTCGAAGACCTTCCGAAGTCATATTGAGTCCGTTGATATGGCGGCCATCCACGACTTGCACCGATACGATCCATCTGGGCCGAATAAATCGGATAGTAATAATCTGCTACCTGAGCGCTGTTGTCGCCAAAGAACGCATGCATATGTACCCCAACCTGAAAGTTAGCCATATCGTGTCCATTATCTTCATAAGCCTGACGATACATTTCAAATAAATGATCGAAGCTTTCATACATCCCGCCGATGATGGCGAACATGACCGGTAAACCCAGCTTTCCGGCACGGATAACAGAAGATGTTGTACCACCTACGGCAACCCAAATCGGCAATGATCCATTTTTAGGCCGAGGAAAGACCTCTTGATTAATTAACGGCGCTCTAAAATTTCCACGCCAAGTTATCGGATTTTGCTTGTTCAATCGAAGCAAAAGCTCTAGTTTTTCCTCAAACAACTCGGAATAATCTTTTAGATCATAACCAAATAAAGGGAAGGATTCAATGAAGGATCCTCTTCCAGCCATCAGCTCAGCACGTCCATCGGATAAAAGATCGACAGCCGCAAAATCCTGAAATAATTTAACCGGATCGGCAGAACTTAATACCGAAACTGCACTTCCCAATTTAATATTTTTAGTAACGGTAGAAGCCGCCGCCAAGATAATTTCGGGTGCTGCAACCGCATAATCTGCACGGTGATGCTCCCCTATTCCAAAGAAATCCAATCCTACTTGATCCATAAGCTTGATCTCTTCAATAATTTCTTTCATTCTATCTTGTGCTGCCTGGATTTGACCTGTAACAGGATCTATCCTCGAGTCGCCAAACATTCCTATTCCTAATTCCATTTTTATCTATTTTATAAGTCATTCAAAAGTAACACCTTCTTTCCCTGAATTATTTGATCTAGGATAAGAAAATGATACCGCACCATACCCTGGATCACAAAAAAATAAAGAGCTGTCTATTTGGTCGCTTACTTGATCTGACCATCAACAAAGTTATACTAGGCTCCTCGGCTAAAAGAGTGCAACAGTATTCTTCGCGACCTGGTCTGCATTGCCACTAAAATGATGCCCGCCGGACAGGTATTTCTTTGTGAAATTCTTAAGTGTTATCTTCTGTATCGGGAAATCAGCTTCATCATCACCAAGAATAACGCCCGTTTTGACTGCACCCATTCGATTGATTTCCGCGATCACGTCCAGACTCCGTTTTGTATTACTCCGACCCAAAATATCCGCTATATGAATCTCCAAATCTGTTGACACAGATGGTTCCAGCAGGACAACACTCTTGAGGTTCTTCTTAATGACGGGATCCAGGCGATTAATAATAAAAGGAACCGCGTCTGCGCCAAATGAATACCCCACTACAAAAAGATGCATATTTTGCCGTGCTAAGAGTACGTTTTTCAGTGTATTCGAAACATCGGCAGCAATCTCACTCGGGCTTTTCTTCTTCCAGAAATAGGTTTTCGAATCGATCGCTGCCACAGTATATCCTACTCCAGCAATCAGCTCACAAAGCTTGTTAGAGAATGAATTAAATCCACCATCGCCACTCAGATAGAGAACCAAAGGTAATGCAGCTTTATTGTTCCAATATTTCATGTCAATCAAACGCTGTTGTGCAAACGCATGAAACGCCATGCCAGCAATTATTAATAAGGTAGCTATTTTTTTCATCTGTACAGCATCTACATGAAGCTATTCGTTCGGTTTCATCACTTTGACCAGTGCTACAGGAAGTTGTATGAGATCAAAATCGTTATCAAATATAAGGTATTTATTTTCCCAAAATGTCGCATACTTCTCTTTAAAGTCGCGCAGGCTATGATAATGTTTAAAGTTGCCCAATCGTGTTGAGGCAAATTTCATAATCTTTTCTGCGGGACTATCTGTCGCCCCCAACCCCGTCATTGGTACCATGCCCAAATTTAAATAGACGTATTTTTGAGCCTTAGCATACGCAATAAGCTCGACAATCAATGCGTCCATACTTCCGCCCGGCGCGTCAAGCGACTTCCGGATCATATCATAGGTGCACTCATCTTTGGCATAATCGGGAATAATATTCAGAAAGGCTACGATAGTATTCTGCTCATTTTTCAGTACAATGATATCTTGCAAAATAAGCTCATTTTCATCAAACATCCCTTGCGAAAAAACCATTTCTTTTTTATCAAATGCGCTCAACCATTCATCAGATATCACTTTCAATTCGGCTATAACTTCTTTCTTTTGCGGTGCCTTCAAAACTTCCGTAGCAAAACCCTTTTTTTGAATCGCATTCAGCCCGTTACGCAAAGACTTACGGTCTTTGCCCTCCAACTTAAATGTATCGAGTTCCAATACCGCCTCTTGTCCAATGGTGATCTTTTGCTTGCGCAGGGATGAAAAATGAACCAAACTATTTTCGTCAACGCGGTAATAAATGGCCTTTAATCCATTGGCATAACAATATTGATCAAATTCCTCGACTAGCTCTTCCTTATCCCCCTGTTCACAGACAGGTTCATCCAATACAATGGCAAATTCATTGGCCAAGCGATAGGCGGTAAATCCCTCGGATACTTCGGAGAAGAACAGACTCTTATCTTTTCCCAATTTAAAGAAATCCATGGGAGACTGTCCAAATTCGCGCAATAATTGTTCTGCACGTTCCAATTCAGAATGACTGGAGTCTTCATCTGCCAAGAGACGGGGGCGGGCTAACGCATAGATTAGGAGAAACCAGCAAAAAAGTCCAAGTACCTGGGTGATCCGCAGAAATTCTTGACCAAAAACAGTTTGGGG
The Sphingobacterium multivorum genome window above contains:
- the rlmN gene encoding 23S rRNA (adenine(2503)-C(2))-methyltransferase RlmN gives rise to the protein MSLIYSYLCTVIEKSKIIDIRSLSLDQIKDQLTALGEQGFRAKQIYEWIWAKSCVDFDQMSNLSKPLREKLKANFTINAVTVKESQISSDKTIKSSFWLYDNNIIEGVLIPAPERMTACVSSQVGCSLTCKFCATGYMDRKRNLNADEIYDQVVLISKQAEENYGQPLTNIVYMGMGEPLLNYANMMKSVERITAPDGLNMAAKRITVSTAGIAKMIKKLGDDQVRFNLALSLHAANDKKRNEIMPINEQNSLKALAEALKYFYAKTKNPITFEYIVFNNFNDELEDAKELAKFCKHVPCKVNLIEYNPIALADFLNAEADKIEVFANYLKSQGIITNVRRSRGKDIDAACGQLAIKDKEKEESEA
- a CDS encoding tRNA-(ms[2]io[6]A)-hydroxylase, whose amino-acid sequence is MLGLKLLTDPRWANIAEGNLEEILTDHAWCEQKAASNAISLITNNSEHEDLVHELTAIAIEEMEHFKMVIDIIKERGYTLGRERKDDYVGQLMKFSKKDGSRNMAFIDRLLFAAMIEARSCERFRVLSQNIQDKDLAKFYYDLMVSEANHYTTFLNFARKYSVDVDVEKRWKEWLEFEGKLIQSYGSKEAIHG
- a CDS encoding Atu2307/SP_0267 family LLM class monooxygenase; this encodes MELGIGMFGDSRIDPVTGQIQAAQDRMKEIIEEIKLMDQVGLDFFGIGEHHRADYAVAAPEIILAAASTVTKNIKLGSAVSVLSSADPVKLFQDFAAVDLLSDGRAELMAGRGSFIESFPLFGYDLKDYSELFEEKLELLLRLNKQNPITWRGNFRAPLINQEVFPRPKNGSLPIWVAVGGTTSSVIRAGKLGLPVMFAIIGGMYESFDHLFEMYRQAYEDNGHDMANFQVGVHMHAFFGDNSAQVADYYYPIYSAQMDRIGASRGWPPYQRTQYDFGRSSRGHLIVGDAAYAVDKILQIQEKFGLTRFSAHMDVGAPGHKEMLRSIEIFGEKIAPEIRKALHKDA
- a CDS encoding AcvB/VirJ family lysyl-phosphatidylglycerol hydrolase, with product MKKIATLLIIAGMAFHAFAQQRLIDMKYWNNKAALPLVLYLSGDGGFNSFSNKLCELIAGVGYTVAAIDSKTYFWKKKSPSEIAADVSNTLKNVLLARQNMHLFVVGYSFGADAVPFIINRLDPVIKKNLKSVVLLEPSVSTDLEIHIADILGRSNTKRSLDVIAEINRMGAVKTGVILGDDEADFPIQKITLKNFTKKYLSGGHHFSGNADQVAKNTVALF